TCGGCGACACTGTTGAAGTGAATACGCCCGGCGGCGGCAAGAGCTATGAGATTTTGAACGTCGCGTTTCAGTAAATCGGCTGAAACCTATTCCCAATAGGACCAATCTTTCGGAGCGTCATGCGCGGACTTGATCCGCGCATCCAGGCGGCCGGGGTTAAACGCTGAGCTGCCGACTTTAGAAAGCATTCTTGGATGCGCGGATCAAGTCCGAGCATGACGGCACGACAGATGATTCGTCCTCACGGAAAAAACGCGACGATGCCGGGGTGTTTCTCGATCCCCGAATAATCGTTCTCGGCTTGCGCCTTGGCGAGATCGAAAGCCTGTTGAAGGTTGAGCCAATAATTCGGCTCCTTCGAAAAATAAAGTCCCAGCCTTATAGAAAGGTCGGCATCGACCGGCGCCTGGCCGCGCAAGATCGTGCTGATCAGATCGCCCGATACTTTAAGCGCGGCGGCGAGCTGGCTGCCGTTCATGCCGAGATCGGAGAGATATTGATCTTGCAGGATGCGGCCGGGATGTTTCGGAGCCTTCGCCATCTTCGCTCTCGCGCTTTTAGGTTCTTCGATCGATGTGAGCGACCCTTCTCCCAGTGGGAGAAGGTGGCCCGACGAAGTCGGGCCGGATGAGGGGTTACGGTCTTTGGCGGGAGGTCGTAACCCCTCACCCGGTCAGCTCCGCTGACCACCCTCTCCCGCTGGGAGAGGGTTCGCACGCCAATGTGACGTGCCATCATTTATAACGCAACAGGTTCCGTTAGATAAGCCTCAGGCCGATCCGCCGTCGAGCGCCAGCGCGTCGTCTTCCTTCAACAGCGTGCCGGTGCATTTCAGCTTTTGGGCGAGCCCGATCATGGCCAGGATGCGCTTTGCCGCGTCTTCAAGCGAGAGACCATCCGGCCTGATGTTCGAGATGCAATTACGGTTTGAATCTTTGCTGACGCCCGCCCTCGGTGCATAAGTGATATAGGCGCCGAGACTGTCGCTGGCGGACAAGCCCGGCCGCTCGCCGATCAGCACCACGACGAGCAATGTTCCAAGCGCTTCGGTGATCTCGTCGCCGAGTGCGACGCGG
The Methyloferula stellata AR4 DNA segment above includes these coding regions:
- a CDS encoding HigA family addiction module antitoxin, with protein sequence MAKAPKHPGRILQDQYLSDLGMNGSQLAAALKVSGDLISTILRGQAPVDADLSIRLGLYFSKEPNYWLNLQQAFDLAKAQAENDYSGIEKHPGIVAFFP